Proteins found in one Phocoena sinus isolate mPhoSin1 chromosome 19, mPhoSin1.pri, whole genome shotgun sequence genomic segment:
- the LOC116744646 gene encoding zinc finger protein 30-like — translation HVPCIGRRTLNHCATREALSSLLNAHQRIHAGVKPYGCKKCGKAFSCVSYLVQHERLHTDEKPYECRKCSKAFSTGLHLVQHQRIHTGEKSYECQVCGKAFISRHQLTVHQRVHTDEKPNECKECGKTFSRASYLVQHGRIHTGEKPCKCKECGKAFSSGSYLIQRQRIHTGEKSYECKECGKAFTVYGQLIGHQSVHTGEKPFECKECGKTFRYSSALKAHQRNHMDVKP, via the coding sequence catgtcccctgcatcggcaggcggactctcaaccactgcgccaccagggaagcccttagttcACTTCTTAATGCACATCAGAGAATTCATGCAGGGGTTAAGCCCTATGGATGCAAgaaatgtgggaaagcctttagttGTGTCTCATACCTTGTTCAACATGAAAGGCTTCATACGGATGAGAAACCCTATGAGTGTAGGAAGTGTAGCAAGGCCTTTAGTACTGGCTTACACCTGGTTcagcatcagagaattcatactggtgagaaatcCTATGAATGTCAGGTATGTGGCAAAGCTTTTATTAGTCGCCATCAACTTACTGTGCATCAGAGGGTTCATACTGATGAGAAACCCAATGAgtgtaaggaatgtggaaaaaCTTTTAGTCGTGCCTCATACCTTGTACAACATGGGAGAATccatactggtgagaaaccctgtaagtgtaaggaatgtgggaaggcctttagtTCTGGCTCTTACCTCATTCAGCGTCaaagaattcatactggtgagaaatcctatgaatgtaaggaatgtgggaaagcctttactGTGTATGGACAACTTATTGGGCATCAGAGCGTTCATACAGGTGAGAAACCCtttgaatgtaaggaatgtggaaagaCCTTTAGATATAGTTCAGCCCTTAAAGCACATCAGAGAAACCATATGGATGTAAAGCCCTAA